The Actinomycetota bacterium sequence CCGATGCCCTACCCGGCCATGTACGAGCTGATTCCCGAGGCGCCCCGGTCGGTCACCAACATCACGTACAGCTTCGTGGCCGACGAGCTCGACGACGAGGCCATCGGGTCGATCATGGAGCGGCTGGAAGAGCCCAACCTGCCGTCGACCGAGGCCCTGGCCGCGGTCGAGCTGCGGGTCCTCGGCGGCGCCATCGCCCGGGTTCCGGTCGACGCCACCGCCTTCGCCCACCGGCGGCGGAACCTGCTCTGCTCCGTCGTCACCGCCGGGTTCCCCGAGGCCGACGCCGAGCGCCACCGCAGCTGGGTACGGTCCCTATCGGGTGCCATCGGACGCCTGGCCAAGGGGGCCTACCTCAACTTCCTCGACGCCGCCGACGAAGCCCGCCTCCACGAGGCGTACCCCGACGGCACCTACCGTCGCCTGGTCGAGGTGAAACGGCGTTACGACCCGGCCAACCTGTTCCACCGCAACCTCAACATCCGGCCCCACCCGGACGGCCCCTGACCCATGTCGCCCGGCGCCAGCGGCTAGGCACCGGCGAGATAAGGAAACCACCACAACGGGCCAATGAGGATTGCCGGGTGCGCACCGGCCTGCGGCTCGGTACCGTAGGGGGGCCAGACCGCACCGACCTCAGGAGCTCGCCCCTGCCGACCAGCCTCGACCTCGCCCTCACCGCCGCATCGGCGGCCTCCTCCAAGCAGGCCCGCGACGTCCTCGTCCTCGACGTCTCCGAGCCGCTGGTCATCTCCGACTACTTCGTCATCTGCTCGGGCAACAGCGACCGCCAGGTCCGTGCCATCGCCGAAGCGGTCGAGCGCGCCTGCCGCGCCGAGGGTGCCCGCCCCCTCCGCCGAGAGGGAGAGCGCGACGCACGCTGGGTCCTCCTCGACTTCGTCGACTTCGTCGTCCACGTCTTCCTGGAGGAGGAGCGGGCCTACTACGACCTCGAACGCCTCTGGCGCGACGCCCCCGTCGTCGCCCGCAGCGACGAGGTCGGCAGCCTGGTCACCGCCTGATTTCACCCGGTTTGCCCAGCCGCCCCCCTCCGGCGCAGACTACCCTGCAGTCTTCCGCAGGGGGGGTGAAGGAGCGACCGTGTTCCGCCGATTCAGCCTGCTCGGCCTCATCTACGTCCTGGTGGGGATCTACATCGCCTTCGCCAACGACTACATCACCATCCGGATCGTCAAGCTGGTCCTCTCCGCCCTCCTCGCCATCTTCCTCTGGCCTCTCGTCCTCCTCGGGGTCGACCTCCGCATCCGCTGACCTTTGCGACCGACCAGGGTCGGTCGCTATAGTCACCCCTTCCGGGGCTGTAGCTCAGCTGGCAGAGCACTTGCATGGCATGCAAGGGGTCAGGGGTTCAAATCCCCTCAGCTCCACCAGGCACAACGCATCTTCTCCCTCCGCTCTGAGCGTCGTTTGCCAGAGATTTGCCAGAAAGCGCGGCCCGTGGCCGCTAGAACGTCCTCCGCGTTGAGCGGTTCGGG is a genomic window containing:
- the rsfS gene encoding ribosome silencing factor encodes the protein MRTGLRLGTVGGPDRTDLRSSPLPTSLDLALTAASAASSKQARDVLVLDVSEPLVISDYFVICSGNSDRQVRAIAEAVERACRAEGARPLRREGERDARWVLLDFVDFVVHVFLEEERAYYDLERLWRDAPVVARSDEVGSLVTA